Part of the Odocoileus virginianus isolate 20LAN1187 ecotype Illinois chromosome 27, Ovbor_1.2, whole genome shotgun sequence genome is shown below.
CCAACAGCTGCAAATCCTTTCAGCTCGCAATCAATGCCCATGGCTCAAGCAGAGGGGAACAGGTGgaaaagggagtggggaggggaagctCCTGAGGCTCACACACTGCTTGCTTCTCCCTCCTTCCCGTTCCCGTCACTTCCCAGCAGCCTGTGGCTGACCTGGGGCAGAGCAGAACCCAGGAGCAGTTGGAGGGAGGTGAACGGGACAGAGCACCAAGGGGAAGGGGCCCTGGGCCCAAGGAGGAAGGGACCTAGCCCTTCCTGCTACAGATCCCCACTAAGTTCACAGCACAGAAAACACCTCTAGTCCAACAACTCCACGCGGAGGTATACCAAGTCCAAGGTTCAAAGGGGCAGACGGGGGAAGAGATGGGCAGGGGCACTGACGACAACAGCAGGCTCAGGAAGGAAGGCGGCAGAGACATCCTCCTACCCATGGGAGGAGACGATGGGGCGACTGATATTGCTGTTGGTGGTCATGGCATTCAGCTCCCACCTGCAAGGCCAAAATTGACAGGCAGAAAGTAGAGAAGCGGGAGCCTCCATCCCCAAATCCAGAATTGCTCAAACAGAGCAATGAACACACCAATCCCTTCAACTTTCTAAAGTTCAGCCACCCACAGCCACCTCTTCCTTACAGCCCTGTTAGGTTTAACAGACAGGTCCCACCCACCACCAAATCCACTACCACCCACTCATCCACCTGCAAGCTCCTGTGGACTTCCTGTTTTTGTTTATATACCGATAGTCTTATGCCCaacacctggagaaaaccatcTATGTATACGCCTCAATGAAACTTCCCAACCTACCTTTCCTCCTCTGCTCAGATCCAACCAGGAAGCCCCTCCTCCCACCAGGAATGCCAGGTTTTGTTCTCAACTCCCATCCTCATAATGTCCCCCCTCCACCCATCCCACCATATTAAGATTCAGTTCCTCTCTTTTTGAAAATGGTCATTCTACAAAATTTCACCAAGTACCTCCTTAAACCAAGGCTGCAGTCTACTTGGTATTTGGCACTTGAGACATGTGTCAATCCTGGGCCAACCCGGGACCCACCTGTTGAGCCTTGTATCCTCTATCACCTGAGTATCAATACTGAATACTGAACACACAGAACCTCAGAAAGAGGAGTTAAGCTGAACTGATACAAGAAGAGGAAAGTGTCACAGAATGATCCAGAAGAGTACAATTATATACAAAGTAGCTTCCAGTGCTTGATTTAGACCTAAGAATAGAATTCAAAGCAGCTAGGAAAAAACCGCCCTTATTTCTGGAATTGATGTGATCCAGGGACTCCTAAACTTGTCTTTTTTCTCAGGTTCTAAGATTTAATCAAACTTtttcagcactttaacagaaaTAATTGTATAAGCTCAGGTCTTAGGAAGTGATGCTTCTGAGCTTGGTTtgaaaactggattttttttcgCTATAATTTATTCAGCTGACAGTTTTATTATATTTCCTTCCAGCACCCTCTGCACAAGTAGACTACAGAACAaaatcttctctctcctccacacTTAGACTGAGTCAATCAGGTCATGCTTGTGCTGCCCACTCACCCTCAACTAATCCCTCCCTTCCAACCATTCACTGTACCTGATGTCATGGGGCAAACAGGACTGGTCCAGGTTGTACTGAATCACAGCTAGTTTGCACAGAGTCTTCAGACTAGGGCCTTTAAAGGGGGAATTATGGGAGAGGGAGATGGTCAAAGCCAAGGAAAGGGTCCAGTCCTGGATATCACCATCCAAAGACAGGGACCCTGATGGCAGAAGCACTGTGGGAATAAGTGTACTTACTGAAGTCCAAAATGTGTAAGTCAGAATGATCTATGAGGTCGAATTCATCCCCCAGACCTTCCTCTGGAGACGGACTGTAGgatcaaaaagagaaatgaaggacgGAGCAAAGGCTACCCACGAGACTCTCTTGCTCAAATGTCTCCCGTGGGAGTCATTTGACTCCTAAGGGCTCTGGCCCTTCCTGGagccctcccttctctcctcctgaCCTGGTGCCCCCAAAGAGGACAATCTTGTCACCAACAATACAGCAGCACTGGCGCCGGCGGGGACATGGCCCCTTGCCCTTCGGTTCAATCTTCTTCCAGGTAAACGACACTGAAGAGAAGTTTAAATGGAGGTTCAGTGCCTGCTGGTCCAGAtatcctccccactccacccctcacCTACTCAggattattcttttcttttgcacCCCACCTCCATGGCACCCTGTTCCTTCCCCCTTAAAGGCAGTGCTCTTTACCAGGATTAAACTTCCAGAGGTCATGGAAGTGCCGGTTCAGCCTTGCGTTATAGCCACCAAAAATGTACAGCTCCCCGTTGTAGCCAACTGGGAGGAGAGAGATGTGTCAATGGTGTGGGAGCAATGCGGGGGGACAGGACTCACAGGGACCCAACAGACACTCACAGGCTGAGTGGCTCCGGCGTCCCTCGGGTAGCACTGGGGTGGGTGGACAGTCCAGCCAGGCTTCAGTCCTCGTGTCAAAGACACGGATGCGGTTGCAGTAAATCTCATTGTTGGAATGGAATGGCCCAAAACGGTCGGCCCGGCCCCCAAAGACATACATGTGACTGCCCAGCATTGTGGCCGAGTGGAAGTCCCTCCAGCGTGCAGGGTTGCCCTGGGCAGGAGCAAAGATGGCACGGAGAAGGGGTCAGCTTTCAGTTTGAGCTCCCTATGGTTTCTTAAATTGAGGATGGGTGtctggaagagaggaaaaagggcAGACCTTTGTACAGATCAGGGTCCACGTCATGGTGCTGGTATCCAGCTTGTGGATGTCATTTGAAAAGCAGTCAGCCTGATAGGGATGagaaaggaagtgaaggaaggaataaaagagAGGGGCAGGGGTCACTCCCCCACCCTCCAAGCCCCTCACCTCAGAACCTGCAAGCAAACCAAAGCCTCTCATTCCACCACCTTcaattccccttcctcctcctcatccccacCCTAAACCTCTGGTTGCTTCCAGACCTACCAGCTGCTCGTAGCCCCCAAAAATGTACATGGTCTTGCCCAGGACACAAGCCGAATGTCCATCCCGGGCCCCAGGAACCGTTCCTGACACTCGGGGTGTTGACCACTTGTGAGTATCTGAAGAGGGCAGAGGGTGGGCCCGGTAAGCAAGCTGACCCTCCCTCCTAGACTCAGGGGCACCTCACTCCCAGCCCCCTCGGCACACACCCTTCCCAGGCCCCCTGAGGCACCATCTGGCAGAACACAACCACTCTTGAGACCCATACTCACTGACATCAAAGGCGTAGAGCACATTGCAGGCCCCTTCGGTGTCATTCCGCCCGCCCCAAAGGAAGACTGTGTCATCGATGAGGACGGTTGAGTGTCCATACCGCATGTAGGGTACCACGGGAGCCTGCCCGCGGGCAGCGGGCCTCACCGGGGGCAGCTTTGTCCAACGCAAGGACACTGCGGGCACAGCTCTGCTCAGCCCTGGGAGCCTCCCTTTAGGCAGTCCACCTGTTCCCCAACCGCGTTGGTTTCCCCCACCCTCTTTGGCCATGGGGAACCACCACTGAACCTCACTCAGCCACCCCCTGCACTCCCTGATGTGGGGCACCCACCGCCCACTGCCCTCCCTGATACGGGCACCCAGGGATGGTCCCCGAGTTTGCTTACCGGCGTTGAAGATGTGCACGTCAATCTGGCGCAGCGTCTCATAGTCTTCGCCTGAGCAGTAGCCCCCGAAGGAGTATACCCGGTGCCCCACGGCCACAGCGGCATGGTTCACCCTGCGGGGCCCGCCCTCCAGGTGCACTGTCCACCGTAACATCCCCTGGGCCTCCGGTTACAGCAACATGCCCCCCCGGCACGGCCTGCTGCCTCCGCTACCTGCACACAAGTTGGGGCCACGAGCTCCTCAGGCGGGGCCTTTGCCTGGCTCACCGTGACTCTGCCCCGGACTAGCCCTTGCCTGTAAGCGTCACCCTGGTGGCCCTCCCACACCACCCCTCCGCAGCTCAGGTGGCTGGCTCTGCCCCAGGGGAGCCGCCGAGGTCAGGGAGCTAGCCCTGGCCCTGTGTTCTCCAACAGCGAAGGGTGGGGCCGTTCTGACCTGCCTACCAGCTCAGACTGCTGAACTGGGGCTCAGCATGGTCGCCCCTCCCCACGGAGGCTGTACCCTGTTCCCTGGCCTGGCCCAAGCTCCGAGCCCTCTTCCCAGGTCAGTGAGTTCTCTTGTCTCCCTGGCCCTGCTCTGCTTACCGCCACCTCTCTAAGAATCTCTGTGCtctgaggtggggagagggatcTCAAAATACTCAGAGCTATTAATAGCCCAGCCAGCCCCAGACTGTCCATTGAAAGCTGGCACGAGTGCCTCCACGCAGAAAAGCTTTTAGGCTTTTAGAGTGGAACGGTCCCTCGATCCAGGATGGGGTGGGATTGATCCAGGACAGGGACCTCCATGGATGGCTAGCCCCTCTTCGGGGGCGCTTGTCAAGCTGAGCAGTTGTCATCGGGGTCATCTAGGGCCCCTCACGGGCACGAGGAGTCCCTTTGACAGCTGTACCTGGTATCCTGCCAAGAACTTAAGCCAGAAAGGTATGTGTCTGCTGGGGACTGaggcgtgggggtggggaggaggcgtCTTCTCCTCTTGCCATTTGCCCAACCTGCCCATTGTGATAGAGAACAAGCTGTTTCTAGCAGTTCTTCTCCAATTTGGGTCCCTGAAACAGGAGAGGGGTAGGGGTGTGCaatggaaagggaaaggaaagcaaaaatgcTCTTGGCCAGGACAAGAAAAAGACCCAGGCATGAGAAGTCATGGTCTCTTAAAGACAACCCGCCAACCTAGTGATAATGGGTACATCTGAAGGCTCTATCAGGCAGGTCTCCTAGAGCTGGTACTGCCTTCACTGGCAGGCAC
Proteins encoded:
- the KLHDC3 gene encoding kelch domain-containing protein 3 isoform X1; amino-acid sequence: MLRWTVHLEGGPRRVNHAAVAVGHRVYSFGGYCSGEDYETLRQIDVHIFNAVSLRWTKLPPVRPAARGQAPVVPYMRYGHSTVLIDDTVFLWGGRNDTEGACNVLYAFDVNTHKWSTPRVSGTVPGARDGHSACVLGKTMYIFGGYEQLADCFSNDIHKLDTSTMTWTLICTKGNPARWRDFHSATMLGSHMYVFGGRADRFGPFHSNNEIYCNRIRVFDTRTEAWLDCPPTPVLPEGRRSHSAFGYNGELYIFGGYNARLNRHFHDLWKFNPVSFTWKKIEPKGKGPCPRRRQCCCIVGDKIVLFGGTSPSPEEGLGDEFDLIDHSDLHILDFSPSLKTLCKLAVIQYNLDQSCLPHDIRWELNAMTTNSNISRPIVSSHG
- the KLHDC3 gene encoding kelch domain-containing protein 3 isoform X3, which produces MLRWTVHLEGGPRRVNHAAVAVGHRVYSFGGYCSGEDYETLRQIDVHIFNAVSLRWTKLPPVRPAARGQAPVVPYMRYGHSTVLIDDTVFLWGGRNDTEGACNVLYAFDVNTHKWSTPRVSGTVPGARDGHSACVLGKTMYIFGGYEQLADCFSNDIHKLDTSTMTWTLICTKGNPARWRDFHSATMLGSHMYVFGGRADRFGPFHSNNEIYCNRIRVFDTRTEAWLDCPPTPVLPEGRRSHSAFGYNGELYIFGGYNARLNRHFHDLWKFNPVSFTWKKIEPKGKGPCPRRRQCCCIVGDKIVLFGGTSPSPEEGLGDEFDLIDHSDLHILDFNTSHMSFEELLELQSQVGTKAYKQLVTGSSTKKQSSRPPVPKTCVADKHRPLEMSAKVRVPFLRQVVPVSKKVARDPRFDDLSGEYNPEVFDKTYQFLDDIRAREKELVKKQLKKRRSGEEHEKLQQLLQRMEQQEMAQKERKRQQELRLALKQERRAQAQQGHRPYFLKKSEQRQLVLAEKFKELKRSKKLESFLSRKRRRNAGKDRRHLPLSKE